The genomic stretch TCGAGCCGAGGTTGCCGGCCCGCACCGAGCGCGGCAGGTCCCACATCGAGCCGGCCTTGAGGAACTTGGGGGAGAAGCCGGCGTAGGGGCCGAACAGCAGCGCCTGCTCGCCGTCGATGAGCCGCAGGTCCAGGTGCGGCACCGACATCGGCGGGGCGCCGACCTTGGCCTGGCCGTAGACCTTGGCCTGGTGCTGGGCGACCAGCTCGGGGTTGCGGGTGCGCAGGAACTGCCCGCTCACCGGGAACCCGCCGAAGCCGCGGATCTCCGGGATGCCGGCGCTCTGCAGCAGCGGCAGGGCGCCGCCACCGGCACCGACGAAGAGGAACCGGCTGCGCACGGTCCGCGTCCGGCCGGTCGTCAGGTCCTTGACCGTGGTGGCCCAGCGGCCGGCGGAGTCGCGACGCACCCGCTGCACCCGGTGCTGCAGGTGCAGCTGCACCCCGCGGTCGACCGCGGACTCGGTCAGCAGCCGGGTGAGCGCGCCGAAGTTCACGTCGGTGCCGGCCAGCGAGCGGGTCGCGGCGACGGTCTCGCGGGGGGAACGCTGCTGCATCATCAGCGGCACCCAGGAGTCCAGCTCGGCCGGGTCGTCGGAGAACTCGAGCCCGGCGAACAGGGGCTGCGGCGCCAGCGCCTCGTACCGGTTGCGCATGTACCGGTGGCCGTCGTCGCCGGTCACGAAGCTGATGTGCGGCACCGAGGTGATGAAGGTCTTCGGCGAGTCGGTCAGCCCGGCGCGGACCAGGTGCGACCAGAACTGGCGGGAGACCTGGAACTGCTCGTTGATGCCGACGGCCTTGGCCGGGTCGACGGTGCCGTCCGGGCGCGCCGGGGTGTAGTTCAGCTCGCACAGCGCCGAGTGGCCGGTGCCGGCGTTGTTCCACGGCCCGGAGCTCTCCCCGGCCACCTCGCTGCCGGCCTCGAAGACCTCGACGGTCCAGTCGGGGGCGACGATGCCCAGCAGTGCGGCGAGCGTGGCGCTCATGATGCCGCCGCCGACGAGGACGACGTCGGGGTTCGCGGAACCGTCCGTGCTCAAGGTCTTCTCCCGTGCTGGTCCGTGCCGTGCAGATGCAGATGGGGGCCGTGCAGACTCGTGCGTGGTGCTCCATCGTCGTCCGCCGGCCCGGGGTCGACGTCCCGCAGGGGGTGTCCACCTCGAACTGAGGGCGAGAGATGCGTCACACGGCGGGCCGGAACGTGGTCGGTGCGGGTCCGGCCGCCCCGTCAGCCTGACAGACGGGTCCGCGTCGCCGGAGGGCGCCGGGACGCCGCTATCGTGGTCGAGGACGTGGCCGCCCGGCCGCGACCGGGAGGCGGCGACGGTGTCCGAGCAGACCGACCGGCCGACGGCCGAGCAGGGCGCGGAGTCGGCCTCGCAGCCCTCCGGTGCCACGCCGTCCTCGGGCGACGACGTGCCCCGGCGGTCCCGGGCCCGACTGCTGCTGGGTCTGGCCGCTGCGGTCTTCGCCCTCGACCTGGCCACCAAGCTGATCGTGGTCGCGACCCTGTCCGACCGGGAGCCGCTGCGGCTGCTCGGTGGGGCGCTCTACCTGACCGAGGCGCGCAACACGGGCGCGGCGTTCTCCTTCGCCGAGGGCGCCACGGTGGTCTTCACGCTGATCGCCGTCGCGGTGGTGGTCGTCATCGTGCGGTTCGCCCGGCGGATGTACTCGACCGCGTGGGCGGTCGCGCTCGCACTGGTGCTCGGCGGTGCGCTGGGCAACCTGGTCGACCGGGTCTTCCGCGACCCGGGCTTCCTCCGCGGCGGCGTCGTCGACTTCCTCTCGCTCTTCGACCCCTACGGCCAGGTGTGGCCGATCTTCAACGTGGCCGACTCGGCGATCGTCTGCGGCGGGGTGCTCGGCGCGCTGCTGGCCTTCCGCGGCGTGGAGTTCGACGGCCGCCGCGGCGGTGACGACAGCGGGGACCGGCCCGCGGAACGCACCGACGGCACCCCCGGCTGAGCGTGCTGCCGCCGGACCGTCGGCGGCACCGGTCACAATGGACCGCGTGACCAGCAGCCCCTCCCCGGCGCCCCGGGGCGAGATCCGCGCGCTGCCGGTGCCCGACGGGCTCGAGGGTCAGCGGGTCGACCAGGCGATGTCCCGGCTGTTCGGGGTGTCCCGCGCGGTCGCCGCCGACCTCGCCGACGGCGGCTCCGTGCTGGTCGACGGGCGGGCCCGCGGCAAGGGCGACCGGCTCGTCGCGGGCAGCTGGCTGGAGGTGGAGCTGCCGCCGCCGCCGGGTGAGCCGGTGGCTCCCCGGCCGGTCGAGGGGCTCGCCGTCGTGCACGACGACGACGACGTGGTGGTGGTCGACAAGCCGGTCGGCGTCGCCGCGCACGGCAGCCCCGGCTGGGACGGGCCCACCGTGACCGGTGGCCTGGCGGCCGCCGGCTACCGGATCAGCACCAGCGGCGCCGCCGAGCGGCAGGGCATCGTGCACCGGCTGGACGCCGCGACCACCGGGCTGATGGTGGTGGCCAAGAGCGAGCGGGCCTACACGCTGCTCAAGGCCGCGTTCAAGGAGCGCACGGTCGACAAGGGCTACACCGCCCTGGTGCAGGGCCACCCCGACCCGTCCAAGGGCACCATCGACGCCCCGATCGACCGGCACCCCAAGCACGACTGGCGCTTCGCCGTCGTCAGCGGGGGCCGCCCGTCGGTCACCCACTACGAGGTGGTGGAGGCATTCCCCGCCGCGAGCCTCGTCGACATCCACCTGGAGACCGGTCGCACCCACCAGATCCGGGTGCACTTCTCCGCGCTCCGCCACCCCTGCGTCGGGGACATGACCTACGGCGCCGACCCGACCCTCGCCGCCCGGCTGGGGATCTCCCGGCAGTGGCTGCACGCGCGGCGGCTCGGCTTCGCCCACCCGGCCGACGGCCACTGGGTCGAGTTCACCAGCGACTACCCGGCCGACCTCGCCGGCGCCCTGGCGGTGCTGCGTGCGGAGAACTGAGCGGTGCCGCGTGCCGAGGACCGAGCTGCCCCGCTCGTGACCACGGTGCCCGACCTCCCCGACGCCTTCGCCGACCTGGGGCCGGCGCAGCTGGCGGCGGCGATGATCGCCGTCTACCTGGTGGTGGGGGAGCCCTTCGTGGGCTGGGTCCTGCACCGGAGGTTCGAGAGCCGGCTGCGCACCGACCCGGCCGCCCGCCGGTCCTTCTACCGGCGGCTGCTGGTGCTGGAGTGGGGGCTGGCGGCGGTCGCCGTGGTGGTGTGGCTGGCCGCGCCGGACGTCGGTGCCGCCGGGGTGGGGCTGGTGTGGCCGCAGCGCTGGCCGGGCCCGGTCTCCTGGATCGCGGTGCTGGCGCTGGCGGTGCTGGTCGTGGTCTCGGTGCGGGCGCTGCGCTCGGGTGCGCTGGTCGGGCCACCGCCGGAGGTGGTGCGGCCGCACGTCCCCGGCAGCCCCCGGCACGCCGAGCCGACCGGCCAGCCGGCCGGGCAGTCGACGGTGGCCCTGCTGCCGCGCAGCCGGTCCGAGCGGCGCCTCTTCGCGCTCGTCGGTGTCACCGCCGGGGTGTGCGAGGAGTGGCTGTACCGGGGGTTCTTCCTCGCCGTCGTGGCCGCGGCGCTGCCCGGGCTGCCGTTCGGCCTGCTCGTGCTGGTCGCCGCGGTCGCCTTCGGCCTGGCGCACGCCTACCAGGGGGTCTCGGGGGTGGTCACCACCGGCGTGCTCGGCGGCGTGCTGGCCGCGGTCTACCTGGAGACCGGATCGCTGCTGCTGCCGGTCCTGCTGCACGCCCTGATCGACCT from Modestobacter roseus encodes the following:
- a CDS encoding CPBP family intramembrane glutamic endopeptidase, which translates into the protein MTTVPDLPDAFADLGPAQLAAAMIAVYLVVGEPFVGWVLHRRFESRLRTDPAARRSFYRRLLVLEWGLAAVAVVVWLAAPDVGAAGVGLVWPQRWPGPVSWIAVLALAVLVVVSVRALRSGALVGPPPEVVRPHVPGSPRHAEPTGQPAGQSTVALLPRSRSERRLFALVGVTAGVCEEWLYRGFFLAVVAAALPGLPFGLLVLVAAVAFGLAHAYQGVSGVVTTGVLGGVLAAVYLETGSLLLPVLLHALIDLRFLLVPASALPPGPAVAAR
- the lspA gene encoding signal peptidase II; translated protein: MSEQTDRPTAEQGAESASQPSGATPSSGDDVPRRSRARLLLGLAAAVFALDLATKLIVVATLSDREPLRLLGGALYLTEARNTGAAFSFAEGATVVFTLIAVAVVVVIVRFARRMYSTAWAVALALVLGGALGNLVDRVFRDPGFLRGGVVDFLSLFDPYGQVWPIFNVADSAIVCGGVLGALLAFRGVEFDGRRGGDDSGDRPAERTDGTPG
- the mqo gene encoding malate dehydrogenase (quinone) is translated as MSTDGSANPDVVLVGGGIMSATLAALLGIVAPDWTVEVFEAGSEVAGESSGPWNNAGTGHSALCELNYTPARPDGTVDPAKAVGINEQFQVSRQFWSHLVRAGLTDSPKTFITSVPHISFVTGDDGHRYMRNRYEALAPQPLFAGLEFSDDPAELDSWVPLMMQQRSPRETVAATRSLAGTDVNFGALTRLLTESAVDRGVQLHLQHRVQRVRRDSAGRWATTVKDLTTGRTRTVRSRFLFVGAGGGALPLLQSAGIPEIRGFGGFPVSGQFLRTRNPELVAQHQAKVYGQAKVGAPPMSVPHLDLRLIDGEQALLFGPYAGFSPKFLKAGSMWDLPRSVRAGNLGSMLGAGWANIPLTRYLIGQVLQSEKARFRALEEFVPTAESDDWELITAGQRVQVIKQDEAGRGVLQFGTELIVGGDGSIAGLLGASPGASTATSAMLTLLERCFPDRIDGWRPVLQEAIPSYGRKLSEEPELLAEVRADTTKTLELQG
- a CDS encoding RluA family pseudouridine synthase; translated protein: MDRVTSSPSPAPRGEIRALPVPDGLEGQRVDQAMSRLFGVSRAVAADLADGGSVLVDGRARGKGDRLVAGSWLEVELPPPPGEPVAPRPVEGLAVVHDDDDVVVVDKPVGVAAHGSPGWDGPTVTGGLAAAGYRISTSGAAERQGIVHRLDAATTGLMVVAKSERAYTLLKAAFKERTVDKGYTALVQGHPDPSKGTIDAPIDRHPKHDWRFAVVSGGRPSVTHYEVVEAFPAASLVDIHLETGRTHQIRVHFSALRHPCVGDMTYGADPTLAARLGISRQWLHARRLGFAHPADGHWVEFTSDYPADLAGALAVLRAEN